The genomic region aatataTAAGTGAGCAAAAATTCTCTTTCTGTTAATTAACATTTCATTTTAGAGACAACATTCAATAAAATTAAACATTaagaatatttttgaaaaaattataaacattaaaaaaaactttacccttaatttattttttagttttttacacGTCTAATGTGTGTGTATATTAACCCATGCATTTAGATAAAGTGACAAAGAAAAAGGAATCAAAAGAATCTCCTACAAAGGAGAAATCATCAGACAGGCCTAGACAATCAAGGAGGTCTTCTAAGTCCAAGGAATCTCCTTCTAATGGGCTTATTCTGGCCCAACAAGCAGATGTAGAGTCACCAAGAAGTGGCCCACAAGACATTCCCAAGAAAGGTAGAACAAGGAAGTCAAAAGATGCTAGTGGGTCCACTAGGCCCAGGACCAAGGACCAATCTTCAGAATCAAGTAACTTGAATTTTGACTCAACACCCAAGTCTAGGAGCAAGCAGAGGCACATTGAAGAAAATGAgcaaatatgaaagagaaactagtTATTGGGagagagggaaaaaaaaaaaaaaaaactgaaggaGGAACTAGTTAGTGTGATATCTTTGAGAAAATTTGATTTACTTGGTATTAGTTAGTGTGTTGCATAGGAGAATTAGAGCACATTCCTCTTGATAATCCttacattttttatatatatgtatatcatTATGTGAGTTTCTTAATTTGGTTAACCCCTCCCTCCTCCCCCCAATCTCCTTTTTTTTCCCTTCTAATTCCATAGAATCGTGTATTTTTTTACACATTAATGGTATGTGATTACACTAACTAGTGAAAATTGTTCATCTTAGTTGGCATAGTTTGTTTGAAATCAATTACGAGAAAATATATTATTAAGTGAAATGGAAGAAGAAATGTCATTTCATCCTGATGCAGCAACATAAGAATATAATGCAACAAAGAGaataaagtataaaaattttaaaaaaattccttAATTCTTGTACAAATTTAAGCTTGAGCTAATAGTTAACAAATCTCCAAGAAAAAATTACCGTTACAGTTTTGTATATGTGTGAAAACTGAaaaactttcttttcttttttctcacgTGTTTATAGACTAAAATACTAATATTTAAGTTTTTATTCCATGTAAAAAAGAAGTCCAAAACCTAACAACATTAATGGGTGTAGGATGTGAATGTTATGACTCATGAATAGGGATGACAAGTAGGGAAGTCCGTTCCGCTAAAAACCCGTCGTTTGGCGGGCTGGCCCACTCTGCCCCACCTAGTGAGGCGGTCCTAAAATCCCACCCCACCTCGTCTAATTGTGGACTGGCGGACTGGCGGGCTAAGCCCGTCAAAACTCCTCTTTTTGTTTTTTACTATTAActactaaataatatatataatttcacaatcatattaataaatttataatttctaatggcataaaaaattatattttttatattcacaaacattaaagtctttgtaattataaatatctaataaatataattataaatcaaGTTTTCATTCAAAACATAAGTATAAATATTcactccaaagcaaaataaatataatccaaaacataattataaatattgtctccaaagtaatataaacataatccaaaacacttaATTTTTATCTTTATACTCTTGTAAGTTAGGTTCGGTAAAGTTAGGTTTTggcaaaaaaatttcaaaaataccccaTCACTAAAAAAAACCTTAGCCCGGCGGAGAAACTCGCCCACCCGCCAAAGCctgcggtttaagcggtgcgggttaggcgggcttttgctatttAGCGGTCCCAATTTTTCAACCCtacccgccttttttggcgggttacgtgGGACGGCCCAACatgtttaggcccgtttgccacccctattcATGAACATATGATTGTTATATTACAGATTATTGATGTCAAGAAAATATAAATCCAATCATTAGGTTTTTATTTTGAAAGAAAGAGACAATCTCTATTTGTGGTGCCTATACATCATTAAAGTCACACTTTAACCTTGATATTAAGCCCTTTTTTggtaatttgaattttgattattgAATGGATAACATTAAAATATATGAGGTAAATACTAAATCGGTATTCGAAAGATTCAACGCTGAGAAAATAGTACTTGACTTTTGTTATTgataaaatgattttcgaaagattttaaaatttgacaaaaacgACCAACCGTCAATTGAGTTACCTAGAGTTAAGGTTTAAAGGTGACGCGTTAGTTAACAATTAcaataattacaaaatttaatcacttttaatttttataatttaaaaaatatccccaattttaattttttaaaaaccatAACCCTCTTTTTTCTAAAACTCTCATCTCTTCCCCTTTCTCATCATCATCCATTAATTTTCTTTCCCaattaaatccttttcattttcatCTACATTCCTCATTCTTTTTATTCTTCTAACCAAAGATGCTTCTCTGATACTCAACCCCTTCTTCTCAAGACTCAACCCTTTTTtcatttctcattttttttcatatgTCATTAACTCCTCCAAAAGCTTCTCCACCTCGtagctcttcttctcctcttgatGTTGTTGATCACCACTTGACCCACCTGCCACCTCCGATACCAAACCAGAACCAAATCCATACTCAGAATTATCATCAACACAACTCACAAATGGGTCTGCGTTGATGGCACCACCAACACCAATAGCTCCTCCATAATTCAGATCGTAGAGGTTCAGAATCCTTAcctggttgttcatgttgttgttgttattgttgttgttgttgttggcatCACTATATTAATACAGAGGAGGATGATTACTCGATCTTCAAATTGGAGGAGGAGGAAGGTTCGTCATCCTCGTTGGGGAAATTCACTTTTGCTTTCTTTCCGCAAATCTTACGAGCTTCTCTGTCATAGGCCCTGGTGGCTTCTCTGGTGGTGTTGAAGGTTCCAAGACAAACGCGAACACCTTTTCTTGGATCGCGAATCTCCACCGCCCATTTTCTCTCTTCACACGCCTTTCCAATCGCAAACTGAACCATTGTTTCAAGAACACAGAGTCTTTCATGCGATACCTCTGCAGAAAATCTCACCCTTTTACCgctatcaccaccaccaccacaactaCAACCAGAGCCTCGTTAATCACTACCTGATTCCCAAAAATAGCATCgttgaaagaaaaaagaagaagaaaaaaaaaaggagattaGGGTTTTAGAAAATGatgatgatttaaaaaaaaaagatgagagTTTTAGGAAAAAAAAGAGGATTAgggttttaaaaaaattgaaattggagtttttttttaattataaaaattaaaagtggGTAAATTTTGTATATGATAATTGTTAATCGACACATCACCCCTAAACCTTAACTCCAAGTAACTC from Arachis ipaensis cultivar K30076 chromosome B02, Araip1.1, whole genome shotgun sequence harbors:
- the LOC107626927 gene encoding CRIB domain-containing protein RIC7-like, with protein sequence MSMSSSNKVKGLLKGLRYISQMFETDATKEKEIQIGYPTDVKHVAHIGYDGPSVNSPSWMNEFKHSSPRSASSPLVPSDLQNREQDNSTNFEDKVTKKKESKESPTKEKSSDRPRQSRRSSKSKESPSNGLILAQQADVESPRSGPQDIPKKGRTRKSKDASGSTRPRTKDQSSESSNLNFDSTPKSRSKQRHIEENEQI